The following is a genomic window from uncultured Propionivibrio sp..
ATTCAGCTCCGGATTGCGCGCACGGTTCCTTACGAAAATGTGGCGCAGTTAATGTCTGAAGCCGCGCGACGCGGTGTAACGCGCATTGGCTTCGTAACCGAGCCTGATCCGGGACGCTGATTACGACGGGAGGGAAACTTAGCGCGACGCGTTGGTGTCCGGGGGCGTTGCGTTTTCCATCCGGGCGACGCGTTCTTCAAGCGCGCTCAGCTTTTCACGCGTGCGTTGCAGTACCTGGGCCTGAATGTCGAATTCTTCGCGGGTGACGAGGTCGAGCCGGGAAAAAAATCCGGAGAGCAATGCCCGGACGTTTTTCTCGATATCGGCGGCCGGTGTGGCGGCGGCGATGGCGCTCAGTTTGGCGCTGAGTTCCTCAAAAATTTTCGGGTCGAGCATGGTGGCCTCGGTGTCGGGGTTTTTCCGCAAGTCTAGCACAGCGGAATGGGGTGCTCGCCGGCACTGCCTTGGTGCGAGTTCGCGATGAAATTGCGCCAGCGCTGTGCAATTCATCAAGGCGGTTTCTTGTTGCTTGTTGTAAGCATATAATTCATAAAAGATTTTTTGTATGGCACGCCATGTGCTAGTACGTCCTTGTCTCGCGTTTGTATGTTCAACACCATTCAAGGAGTCATTCATGAAAAAGATCCTGCTCGCAACCCTCCTGGCTTCGGCATTCTCGGTTCCTGCGCTCGCTCAAACAGCGGCGGCCCCTGAAGCGACGCCCTCGCCCCTGACCGGGAATCTTGGCCTGTTCTCGACCTACCGGTTTCGCGGCATCGACCAGACCAACGCTCGCCCGGCGCTTCAAGGCGGTTTCGACTACGCGCACTCCAGCGGTTTCTACGTCGGTAACTGGAACTCGAACGTGCAGTCCGGCGCGGGGTATCCGGGCGCTAATCTCGAAATGGACTTCTATGGCGGTTACAAGACCAGCTTCGGTGACTTTGGCGTCGATGTTGGTGCCCTGTACTACTACTACCCGGGCAGCGATTCAGCCTCCGGACGTACTGGTGCGCCGACCAACAACCGCACCAACAAAGTCGCAACCGGTGCCGTCAATAACAAGGAACTCTATATCGCCGGTAGCTGGAAGACGGTTAGCCTGAAGTACTCGCAAGCCATCGGTGACTATTTCTCGACGCCCGATACCAAGAACAGCAGCTACCTCGACCTGACCGGAACCTATGATCTGGGCGAAGGCTGGGGGCTGGTTGGCCACGTCGGCCACCTGAATTTCAAGAACATGAACAACGCCAACTACACCGACTGGAAACTCGGTGTGACCAAGGATTATTCGGGTTGGCTGGTTGGCGCTTCGTATATCGCGACTGATGCCAAGGGCGATTGCAGCAAGAGCGAGTTCTATTGCCTGTCCAACTCGAACGGAACGTCGTCGCGCAACGCTGGTAAGGCGACCGCCGTGTTGTCCGTCAGCCGGACCTTCTAACGTCGGCATAGGAGACTTCATCGTGAAAATGATTACAGCCATCATCAAGCCGTTCAAGCTTGATGAAGTCCGTGAGGCGCTTTCAGTGGTTGGTGTGAACGGAATCACGGTCACCGAGGTCAAGGGCTTTGGCCGTCAGAAAGGGCACACCGAGTTGTATCGCGGTGCCGAGTACGTCGTCGATTTTCTGCCCAAGGTGAAAGTCGAGGCAGCCATCGAGGACTCGATCCTCGACCAGGCGATCGAGGCGATCGAGAAATCGGCAAATACCGGCAAGATCGGCGACGGCAAGATCTTTGTCTTCGACCTTGAGCAGGTTGTCCGCATTCGTACCGGCGAAACCGGTGAGGCCGCGCTGTAAGCCCATGTAAATTCTAGGAGCAAATCATGAAAAAACTGCTTGCCGTGCTGGCGTTTGTCAGCGCGCTGGGACTCTTCACGTCCGCATTTGCGGCCGACACGGCGGCGCCAGCTGCCGCCACCGCCGTCACAGCCACTGCAGCCGCGCCGGCGGCGGCTGCCGCGGCGCCCGCCCCCATCGTCAATAAAGGTGACAACGCCTGGGTTCTGGTTAGTGCGGCGCTCGTCATCCTGATGTCGATTCCGGGCCTGGCCCTGTTCTACGGTGGTCTCGTCCGTTCGAAGAACATGCTGTCGGTGTTGATGCAGGTGTTCGTCACCTTCTCGCTGATCAGTGTGCTATGGGTGGTGTATGGCTACTCGCTGTCCTTCACCGAAGGCGGGAGTTTCCTTGGCACGCTGGACAAGCTGTTCCTGAAGGGCGTTACCGTCGATTCGATTGCGGCGACCTTCACCAAAGGAGTCGGTATTTCCGAATTGGCCTATGTGGTTTTCCAGGGCGCTTTCGCGGCAATCACCTGCGGTCTGATCGTCGGCGCCTTTGCTGAACGTGCCAAGTTCTCCGCCGTGCTGGTGTTCATGGTGCTGTGGTTTACCTTCTCGTATCTGCCGATGGCGCACATGGTTTGGTACTGGGCGGGTCCGGATGCCTACATTGATGCAGCCGCTGGCGAAGCCGCAGGAAAGACGGCCGGTTTCCTCTTCCAGAAAGGCGCGCTCGATTTCGCTGGCGGCACGGTGGTTCACATCAATGCCGCGGTCGCCGGTCTGGTCGGTGCCTACCTGATGGGCAAGCGGATTGGTTACGGACGTGAGTCGATGGCGCCGCATGGCCTGACCTTCACCATGATTGGTGCATCGCTGTTGTGGTTCGGCTGGTTCGGTTTCAACGCCGGTTCGGCGCTCGAAGCCTCCGGTGGCGCAGCGCTGGCGATGGTTAACACCTGGGTGGCAACGGCTGCGGCGGCGATGTCCTGGATGCTGGCTGAATGGATGCTCAAGGGCAAGCCCTCAATGCTGGGTGCCGCTTCCGGTGCGGTGGCCGGACTGGTCGCGATCACGCCGGCAGCCGGTTTCGTCGGCGTCGTTGGTGCCATCGTCATCGGTCTGCTGGCCGGGGTCATCTGCCTCTGGGGTGTCAATGGTCTCAAGCGACTGCTTGGTGCCGACGATTCGCTCGACGTATTCGGAGTGCATGGCGTCGGTGGCATCCTGGGTTCGATCCTGACCGGTGTCTTCTGTGCGCCTTCGCTCGGCGGTACGGGTGTGTATGACTACGTAGCCAATGCCGTTGGCGAATACGACATGGTGGCGCAGGTGATCAGCCAGTGCTGGGGTGTCGGCACGGCGATCGTCTGGTCTGGCGTGGTTTCCGTCATTGCCTACAAGCTGGTGGATATGTTCATCGGCCTGCGTGTTCCCGAAGAAGAAGAGCGTGAAGGTCTCGACGTCACCTCGCATGGCGAATCGGCATACAAGTTCTGATTCCTCCCTCTGTGCTGCAACTCTTCTTGGGCGCCCTTGTGGCGCCCTTTTTTATTTTGTGTACCGCTATTCCAACGGGATCGATCCTTGGCTATGATGCATCTCAGGAAGGCAGAGAAAAAGCGATTGCCGGTGCTATATTGACCGTGTGTCTGATTTTTTCCGGGGATGGTCACGATGAAAAAAACAACGAAAGAGGCTAATAAAGAACAGGCGCTTCTGCTGGAGCAAGTTAATGAGATTGCTCGGGGTCTTGGGGAGACGTTTGCGCCATTTTGCGAAGTCGTCGTGCATGATCTGCTGCACCCGGACCATGCCATTCTGGCGATTTACAACAATTTGTCGGGGCGCGATGTCGGATCCCCAGCGACAGAACTGGGAATGGCCCGGGTCACCGATCCGGAGTTTCCGCAAATCGTCTCCAATTATGCCAACCAATTGCCGGACGGTCGTCAGATCAAGAGCACCTCGATCGGCATAAAGGACTCGCGCGGACGCTATATTGCGGCGCTATGTCTGAATGTGGATCTGTCGCTGTTCCGCGGATTGCAGAATGTGCTTGAGCAATTCGGCATGATTGGTGCCTTGCTCAATATCAATGAATCGATCCGACCGGGAGCCAGTTCTCTTGGGCAGGTGCGCGTCGATCCCATCCGGATACAGCCGGTAGGCGGCGGGTCGGAGACGATCTGTGCAAGAATCGATCAGTTCGCCGCCCTGCATTCGACCACGCCGCGTGCGCTCAAATCGGCGCAACGGCGGGCATTGGTGCGGGAACTGAAGAGCGCAGGTTTTCTCAATATCCGGAAGTCAATGGAAACCGTCGCGCAGTATCTGGGAGTTTCCAGGGCGACCGTCTATAACGACGCGCGGTAAGCCGCAGTCCGGTTTCAGTCGAAGTAGCTGCGCGCCGCTTCGAAGCGCGCAGCGAAATAGCTGGCACTCAAGCGGTCGATGCGCACCCGTCCTGTGCTTGAGGGTGCGTGAACGAATCGGTCATCGCCAATGTAGACGCCGACGTGAGAAAACGGGGCGTTGCGGGTGTTGAAAAAGACGAGATCGCCCGGGCGCAAGCGGCTCTTTTCCACGGGCAGGCCCTTGCGCGCGATTTCCGCGGCGTTGCCGGTTACTTTCAGTCCCGTCGCCTGGTTGAAAATGTAGGAAACCATGCCGCTGCAATCGAGTCCCGCTTCGGGGTTCTTTCCACCGAAGCGGTAGCCCGTGTCGATCAGGCCGAGGGCGAAGAGCACGACCTCGTTGCTCTTCGCGGTGGACTGCCGTTCGGGCGCCGTCTGCGAGGCCGCCGGACGTTCGGCAACAGGGGGGACGCTACCGCACGCGGCGACGATCAGTGTTGCCAGTAGAATCCAGTGGCGTCGGTTCTGCATCGCGTCAGTATAAGCCAACAGCAATTCTCCTGGGCGCCCTCATCTGAAAACAGGCTCAGACGCCGTTGGCCCTGAACCACGCCAACAAACGCCTCCAGCCGTCCTCTGCCGCTTCCTTGCGGTAGCTTGGGCGGTAATCGGCATGAAAGGCGTGCGGTGCGTCGTCATATATGACGATTGACGATGCCTTGCTGGCAGCCGTTCCTCTGGCGAGTACGCCGCGCATGGCTGCGACGGTATCGAGCGGGATACCTTGATCCTGTCCGCCATAAAGGCCAAGTACAGGGCCGTGAAGGGCTGCGCCGACATCAATCGGGTGCTCAGGCGTCAAGGCACTCTTGTCTCCGACGATGCGTCCGTACCAGGCCACGCCGGCGCGAATTTTCGGGTTGTGTGCCGCATAGAGCCAGGCAATGCGCCCGCCCCAGCAGAAGCCGGTGATGCCAAGACGTGCGCCGTCGCCCTCGTTGCGTTCGGCCCAGACGGCACAGGCGTCGAGATCGCTCAGAACCTGAGTGTCAGGGACCTTGCTGACGACTTGACTCATGAGTTCCTGCACGTTGGAAAATTGACGCGGATCGCCTTGTCGGGCATACAGTTCCGGCGCGATGGCGAGATAACCCTGCTTGGCCAGACGGCGACACACATCCTTGATGTGTTCATGAACGCCGAAGATCTCCTGGATCACGAGAATAGTCGGGAATTTCATGCCGGTTGCGGGGCGGGCGACGTAGGCCGGCAACTCTCCGTCAGCGACGGGAATTCTCGTTTCGCCGCAACTCAATCCGGTTGTGTCGGTATGGATGACCGTTTGCGCCATGATGGGCTGCACCGAGAGTGCAAAGCCTGCGCCGAGGGCAGAAACAACGAAACTACGCCGCGTAAAGGAGACGGAAGGAACAAGGCTATCGAATTCAGGGCTGGGGCCTTTGGCGTCGCTCATGAAAATTCTCCTGGAAAAATGAGGAAAAGTTCCTCGGCGGAGGTTGACACGAGAAACCAGAATCAATTCCTTATGCCGTTCAGAACGTGTTGGTTTGGGCCGGCATCGCGCCCCGCCTTTCCGCCCGGTTGAGACGGTTTGCAATGAAAGGTCTCTTGCGGCTTTGCAGGAGATGACCGAAAACCAGCGCCTTCTGAGGTGGTTATGAAACTATCTACCCGTCTTGGTCTTGTGGTCGGCCTTGCCGCCCTGGGAACCCTCATTCTTGTCCTTGTGGCCCTGCAAGTCCTGCGCATGACGATGCTTGAGGATCGTCGCGTGCAAATTACCCAAACACTCAATCTTGCCAGCAAGCAGGTGGACTACTTCATCGCGATGGAACAGAACGGAACTCTGTCGCGGGAAGAGGCGCAAGCGCGTGCCAAGGAGGCTGCGTTCGGTCTGCGAGACGGAAATGATTATGTGTTCGTTCGGGACTTTGTCGGTACTCTGCTTGTTCATCCGGATCCGAAGAGAGTCGGGAAAGTCGACATGGGCAGCAAGGTGCCGGACGGGCGCACAACTTTGCAAGTCTATTTGGACGGACTGAAGAATCAAAATCCCGCTTTGGTTGAAATCCTGACAGCGAAGCCCGGTACCAGTGAGCCTGTGCCGAAACTCAATGGTGTTGCGAAAGTTCCGGCGTGGGACTGGATGATCGGATATGGCCTTTTCATAGACGATATTGACGCAGCGTATCGCAAGAATGCGATCTACTTTGGTCTGATCGGGTGTGCGGTCTTTGTTACCGTGGTCGTGGTCGCATTGATCATGGCGAGACGCATCTACGGCGCTCTGGGGGGGGAGCCTGAATATGCGGCCGAGATGGCCAGGGCAATTGCGGAGGGTGATCTGTCGCAACGGATCGAATGCACAGGGGCTTCCGGAAGTCTGATGTCATCCATAGGAATGATGCAGAAAAGCCTCCACGGCATTATTCAGGCAATCAAGAAAAATGCGGATCGGGTTGGCGAGGCCTCCGTCAGCCTGACATGCCAGATGGGGCAGGTCAATTCCGCTTCCCTCCAATCCTTGGATGCGATCACGGCAACCGCCGCCGCGATCGAGGAGATCGCAGTCAGCGTGAACCATATCTCGCAAAGTGCCAAGGAAACGGAGGTCAATGCCGTCAACGCGACCCAATTGGCATTGGATGGGGAATCGCTTGTCAATAACGCCAGTGAGGAATTCCAGCGCGCGGCGAAACAGGTCGACGATGCGTCGGCGATGATTGGCGGTTTGGTCGAGCGCTCCCATGAGATCGGAGGTATTGCCCGGGTCATCAAGGAGATTGCGGACCAGACGAATCTACTGGCGCTCAATGCCGCCATCGAGGCGGCGCGAGCCGGAGAACAGGGGAGAGGGTTTGCCGTCGTTGCCGACGAGGTCCGCAAGTTGGCAGAACGAACCAGCCTGGCGACGGATCAAATTACCGGCATGATCGAAGGAATCCACAAAGACACAGCGAATGTTGTCGATGGTATGCGGGCGGTAGGTCCTCAGGTGTTGCTGGGTGTTGAAATCGTGGGCAAGACCGGGTCGGCGCTTCGCAAGATCAGTGATGCGACGCAGGTGGCTAAAGACAACGTCAGCGAAGTCGCCGCCGCAACCAGCGAGCAGAGTCAGGCGAGCGCGACGGTTGCGCGCAATGTCGAGCAGATATCGAGCATGATCGAAGCGTCAGCGAAGTCAGTCGAGCAAGCCAATGCAAACGTTCGGATGCTGGAGCAATTGGCCAATGAGCTGAGAAGTTCCGCAGCCCGTTTTCAAGTGTGAGTACGGACTGGTGCCGGGCGCTGTCGTTTCTTCGGCGCCGCCAAAAATAGAAAGAGCTGCGAGCAGAATGCCGGCAGCTCTTTGTGCGTCTTCGAGACGGCTGTCGTCAGACCTTGCGATAAACCTCGGCGCCGGCTTTCACGAATTCCACCGCTTTCGTTTCCATTCCCTTTTCCAGTGCGACTTGCTCGTCGATTCCCTGTTGTGCTGCGAAGTCGCGGACGTCTTGCGTGATCTTCATCGAGCAGAAGTGCGGACCGCACATTGAACAGAAATGCGCGACCTTGGCCGACTCCTTCGGTAGCGTTTCGTCGTGGAAGCTTCTCGCCCGGTCGGGATCGAGACCGATGTTGAACTGATCATCCCAACGGAATTCGAAGCGTGCCTTGCTCATCGCATTGTCGCGGATTTGCGCGCCGGGATGGCCCTTGGCAAGATCGGCTGCGTGGGCCGCGAGCTTGTAGGTAATGATGCCTTCCTTGACGTCGTCCTTGTTTGGCAGGCCGAGATGCTCCTTCGGCGTGACGTAGCAGAGCATGGCGGTACCGTACCAGCCGATCATCGCAGCGCCGATGCCGCTGGTGATGTGATCGTATCCCGGCGCAATGTCGGTCGTCAGCGGACCCAGGGTGTAGAACGGCGCTTCCTTGCAGTACTCGAGTTGAAGGTCCATGTTTTCCTTGATCATATGCATCGGCACATGACCCGGGCCTTCGATGAAGACCTGGCAGTCGTGCTTCCAGGCGATATCCGTGAGTTCGCCCAGCGTCTTGAGTTCGCTGATCTGCGCTTCGTCGTTGGCGTCGTAGATTGAGCCCGGGCGCAGGCCGTCGCCGAGAGAAAAGCCGACGTCATAGGCCTTCATGATGTCGCACATCTCTTCGAAGTGCGTGTACAGGAAGCTCTCCTTGTGATGCGCCAGGCACCATTTGGCCATGATCGAGCCGCCGCGCGAGACGATGCCGGTCATTCGGCTCGCCGTCATCGGCACGTAGCGCAAGAGGACGCCGGCATGAATGGTGAAATAGTCGACGCCCTGTTCGGCCTGTTCGATCAATGTGTCGCGGAAAATCTCCCAACTGAGTTCCTCGGCCTTGCCGTTTACCTTTTCCAGCGCCTGGTAAATCGGCACGGTGCCGATTGGCACCGGTGAATTGCGGATGATCCATTCGCGCGTTTCATGGATGTTCTTGCCGGTGGACAAGTCCATGACCGTGTCGCCGCCCCAGCGGATCGACCAGGTCATTTTCTCGACTTCTTCCTGGATGCTGGAGCCGAGCGCCGAATTGCCGATGTTGGCGTTGATCTTGGTCAGGAAGTTGCGGCCGATGATCATCGGCTCGGCTTCCGGATGGTTGATGTTTGCCGGAATGACGGCGCGGCCGCGCGCCACTTCGCTGCGCACGAATTCGGGTGTGATCTCGTCGGGAATGCTTGCGCCGAAGTGCTGGCCGGCATGCTGCCGGGTCATCAGGGCGGCGAGTTTCTTGCCTTGGGGCCCGGCACTCTGGAGTGATTCGATATAGGCGCGGCGGTTGTTGTTTTCTCGGATGGCGATGAATTCCATCTCTGGTGTGATGATGCCTTGCCGCGCGTAGTACATCTGGGTAACGTTGCGTCCCGGCTTGGCGCGCAGCGGCTTCCTGTGCAGGCCGGGGAAACGGAGTTCGTCGAGCGAGGTATCGGCGGCGCGCTGGCGTCCGAATTCCGAACTCAGGTCGTCGAGCCTTTCGGTATCGCCGCGTTCGGCAATCCAGCCGGCACGCAGCGCCGGCAGGCCCTGGCGGATGTCGACTTTCTGTTGCGGATCGCCGTAGGGGCCGGAGCAGTCATAGACGAAAATCGGCGGATTTTTTTCGCCGCCGAAGGCCGTCGGGGTGTCGTCCTGAGAAATTTCGCGCATTGGCACCCGGATGTCAGGCCGGCTGCCCTCGACGTAGATTTTCCGTGAATTCGGCAGCGGCTGAATGGCCGCTTCGTCGACGTGTGCGGTGGCGGCAATGAATTTCTCGTTGGCGTTCATGATGCGAGCTTCCTGTGAAATGGACGGCGATAACCGTGGGCAACAAGGCTTTAGGCCGAGGGCCAAAGCGCATGAAAGTGGTGGACCGGGCCGTGGCCTTGAGAAGAGGAGGCTACGTTCAGCTGCCCGGAGCGTGCAATGGCGCGCGCCAGCCAGGCATGCGCGTCGCGTACCGCCGCGGGGACGTCGGGACGTTGCGGCAACAGGGCGGCAATGGCGGACGAATAGGTGCAGCCGGTGCCATGCGTGTTCTTCGTGTCGATGCGGCGACCGGGCAATTCAATCATTGCATCACCGTCAAAGAGCAGATCCACAAGTTCGCCGCCGGGCAGATGACCGCCCTTGAGCAAAACCCAGCGCTGGCCCGCGTGCGGCAGGATTTCGCGCAGTTTCTCGGCGGCGCGCCGCATGTCACGGACCGATTCCGGTGCCGTTTGCCGTAGCAGCACGCCGGCTTCCGGCAGGTTGGGCGTGATCATGGTGGCGAGCGGGAACAGCGCTTCGCGCAACATGGTGATGGCCGAATCGGCGAGCAAGGCGTCACCGCTCTTGGCGATCATGACCGGGTCCAGCACCAGATAGGGCGAGTTTCGGTTTTCCAGGCCTTCCGCGACGGTACGGACGACGCCGGCATTGCCAAGCATGCCGATCTTGACACTGGCGATGGGGACGTCGTCGAAAAGGGTGTCGATCTGCTGGCGGATGAAAGCTTCCGGCGGCAGATGGACTGCCGTGACGGCGCGAGTGTTCTGGGCGGTCAGTGCGGCAACGATGCCGCAGCCGTAAGCGCCGAGTGCGGAGAATGTCTTCAGGTCGGCCAGGAGTCCGGCACCGCCGGACGGATCGATCCCGGCGATCGAGACGACATTGGGTATGGTCCCTTGCGTCGAGGCGACAGACTGCCCGGAGAAAGCGGAGAATTGCGAAAATGTTGCGTTCATTACGTTTCCCTACGACGGCATTACCCGTACAGGTTCAGAGGGTATTATCTCAGCCCTGTCTGCTGTGACAGAGCACCCCAAGCGAGACCGATCACGGTACTGGAATTGGCGACCGATGGCAAGATTCGCTGTTCTTTGACGCAAATCGGGGCGATTCGGTTCCCGCCGATTCGAATAGCGCTAAAGAATTGCCGCGTGGGTCCGTGAATATGTAGATGGGACGAAAAATCATAACTGCAGCGGTCTTGGCCGTCTTGCCTGCGCTGGCCGTGCCGCCGTGCGCGCTGGCGGCGTGGCAGCTGGTGGCGACCGAGCAGGGCAAGCGGGTCGAAATCGAGCGGGACAGCATCGCAACTGGCGATGGTGGCGAAATTCGGGTGCGCGGCCGGATCGTGCTCGACCGGTCAATCATCGACCCCAGGACTTCGTCCCTGTATCGCGTCATCGAGATTTACAACCGCTTTGATTGCAGCGAGCGGACGTATGCAACGCTGAAACGCTCTTACATCAAGGAAAACGGCGAGTTGCTGCGCCAGGAAGAAGTGCGCATGCCGGACAACATGCCGGTACGATCCGGGACGCCGGACGATCGCCTGTTCCGCGAGGCTTGTCGCCCCGGGTCGTCTGCCGGCGCACGGCCGGTGAATCTGGGCCAGACGGTCGATCGCGTGAACGAAGCGGCGTCGGAGTTGCGTCAGGTCAATCAGATGATGATCGACAAGGAGGTCAAGAAGGAAGCCTCGCGTTCGCGGGGCAGAATTGCTCATTCGCCCGACGGGCTGGCGGGGGGGGCGGCCCGGAACGCGAAGAAGTCTCTTCCGGCACCGACGGTTGCGTGGGCGTACGAGGGCGCAGGAGCGCCGGAGCGCTGGGCGGCGATGCGCTCGGAGTATGCCGTCTGCGCTTTCGGCAATCGCCAGTCGCCGATCGATATCCGCGACGGGATTGCCGTCGATCTTGAGCCGATCCAGTTTTCCTATAGTCCGGTGAAATTCAAGGTCGTCGATGCCGGCAGGAGTCTGCTCGTCATGAGTTACGGTGGTGCTTTCGGGTTGCTTGGAAAGAACTATGCATTGACGCAGATGCTTTTCCATCGTCCCGGCGAAACGACTGTGGGCGGACGTTCCTTCGACATGGAAGTCCAGTTGATGCATCGTGCCGAGGATGGGCAGCAGGCGATCGTTTCGATCCTGCTTGAACGTGGGGCGGAGAATCCTGTCATCCAGTCGATTCTGAACAATCTGCCACTGGAGCGCGGCGGGGAGGTGGCGCCGGTGGCGCAACTGCTTGATCTGGAGCGCTTGTTGCCCGCCGAGCGGCGCTATTACGCGTTCATGGGGTCGCTGACCATGCCGCCGTGCACGGAGGATGTGCTGTGGCTGGTGCTCAAGCAGACACAGTCGATTTCGTCGGAACAACTCGCGATCTTCCAGCGTTTGTATCCGCCCAATGCTCGTCCGGTTCAGCCCGGCTCCAACCGTATCATCAAGGAATCGCGCTAGTCGTCTGGCTGTTTGCCGGAGACTCAAATCGCTCCGGCTTGCGGTATTGTTCACCTGTTCCGATCCCGGGCTGCGTTCGATTCGATCCTTATGCCAAGACGTTTCCTTGATGTGCTGGCGATGCTGGCCTTGCTCGTTGTGGCGGGTTTCCTTGCCTACCATTACAGCCTCAAGACGGGGATTCGCGAGCGTCAGGAGATCGCCGCCCATCGCTTGGAAACGTTTTCGGCGGCGTTGTTCTCGCCGATGGATAAATACGACTATCTGCCCGAAATCACGGCGGAGCATCCGTTGGTGGCGGCCGCCCTCGAAAAGGCCGACGATGCGGCACGGATACGCCGGCTCAATGTTTATCTTGAAGGTCTGAACCGTATCGCGCGTACCGAGGCCATTTATGTTCTCGACGAAAACGGTCTGACGATTGCGTCGAGCAACTGGCGCGATGCAGTGACTTTTCTCGGCAACAACTACTATTTCCGTCCCTACTATCACGATGCGATCCTGCAAGGGAAAGGGCGCTTTTTCGGTGTCGGCACGGTCAGCCAGTTGCCGGGATACTATCTTTCGCATCGGGTGAGAACGCCCGGCGATTTACTTGGGGTTGTCGTTGTCAAGGTCGATCTGGGGGATCTCGATGCGCGTTGGGACGATGGACAAGACACGATGGTGGTCACCGATGAGAACGGGATCGCTTTCCTGAGTTCGCGCAAGGATTGGAAGTATCGGGCGCTACGGGCGCTGGACCCGCACCTGCTGGCGGAACTCGAGCGGACGCAGCAATACGGGACTCGCCTCAAGCCGCCTGTTCTCCAGCGTGTGGAGCGCCAGCTCGATCACGGTGATCGCATCGTGCGCGTGACGGTAACCGAGGTGGAGGGCGTGCCGACGGAGCACCGTTTTCTGGTACGGAGCGCCGCCTTGCAAGGGGCAAAATGGGAAGTGGGCATCTATACGCCGTTGGAGGAAACCGAGTCCCGGGCACGTCTGGTTGCGCTGGCGGTAAGCGCCGGGGCAATCATCCTGATCCTGATGGCGATGTACTGGCAACTGATTCAGCGCCGGCGGGTGGAAAAGGAAGAGTCGCAAAGGGCCTTGCAGAAGGCGCAT
Proteins encoded in this region:
- the thiC gene encoding phosphomethylpyrimidine synthase ThiC — its product is MNANEKFIAATAHVDEAAIQPLPNSRKIYVEGSRPDIRVPMREISQDDTPTAFGGEKNPPIFVYDCSGPYGDPQQKVDIRQGLPALRAGWIAERGDTERLDDLSSEFGRQRAADTSLDELRFPGLHRKPLRAKPGRNVTQMYYARQGIITPEMEFIAIRENNNRRAYIESLQSAGPQGKKLAALMTRQHAGQHFGASIPDEITPEFVRSEVARGRAVIPANINHPEAEPMIIGRNFLTKINANIGNSALGSSIQEEVEKMTWSIRWGGDTVMDLSTGKNIHETREWIIRNSPVPIGTVPIYQALEKVNGKAEELSWEIFRDTLIEQAEQGVDYFTIHAGVLLRYVPMTASRMTGIVSRGGSIMAKWCLAHHKESFLYTHFEEMCDIMKAYDVGFSLGDGLRPGSIYDANDEAQISELKTLGELTDIAWKHDCQVFIEGPGHVPMHMIKENMDLQLEYCKEAPFYTLGPLTTDIAPGYDHITSGIGAAMIGWYGTAMLCYVTPKEHLGLPNKDDVKEGIITYKLAAHAADLAKGHPGAQIRDNAMSKARFEFRWDDQFNIGLDPDRARSFHDETLPKESAKVAHFCSMCGPHFCSMKITQDVRDFAAQQGIDEQVALEKGMETKAVEFVKAGAEVYRKV
- the thiD gene encoding bifunctional hydroxymethylpyrimidine kinase/phosphomethylpyrimidine kinase, which gives rise to MNATFSQFSAFSGQSVASTQGTIPNVVSIAGIDPSGGAGLLADLKTFSALGAYGCGIVAALTAQNTRAVTAVHLPPEAFIRQQIDTLFDDVPIASVKIGMLGNAGVVRTVAEGLENRNSPYLVLDPVMIAKSGDALLADSAITMLREALFPLATMITPNLPEAGVLLRQTAPESVRDMRRAAEKLREILPHAGQRWVLLKGGHLPGGELVDLLFDGDAMIELPGRRIDTKNTHGTGCTYSSAIAALLPQRPDVPAAVRDAHAWLARAIARSGQLNVASSSQGHGPVHHFHALWPSA
- a CDS encoding carbonic anhydrase family protein, which encodes MGRKIITAAVLAVLPALAVPPCALAAWQLVATEQGKRVEIERDSIATGDGGEIRVRGRIVLDRSIIDPRTSSLYRVIEIYNRFDCSERTYATLKRSYIKENGELLRQEEVRMPDNMPVRSGTPDDRLFREACRPGSSAGARPVNLGQTVDRVNEAASELRQVNQMMIDKEVKKEASRSRGRIAHSPDGLAGGAARNAKKSLPAPTVAWAYEGAGAPERWAAMRSEYAVCAFGNRQSPIDIRDGIAVDLEPIQFSYSPVKFKVVDAGRSLLVMSYGGAFGLLGKNYALTQMLFHRPGETTVGGRSFDMEVQLMHRAEDGQQAIVSILLERGAENPVIQSILNNLPLERGGEVAPVAQLLDLERLLPAERRYYAFMGSLTMPPCTEDVLWLVLKQTQSISSEQLAIFQRLYPPNARPVQPGSNRIIKESR